CCATAACCATGGCTCCAGCGCTGGTTCCAGCAATAATAAAATCACTGTCTTTCAAATATCGCTCTTTAATAATATCAACAATAGGAGTGCCCCCTAATATTGTTGATAAACGAAATTGATCTCCTCCTGTAAAAAAAATAGCGCCAGCATCTGCTGCTCTTTTTAAATATTCGTTAGTGCGCGCTTCGCTTCTTTTTTTTATAGGAAGAAATCCTATGTTGTTGTAGCCCATATTATGAAAAACTTTTTGATAAATTTTTTTTACTTCATCCTGAATTTCCGAACCTGTGGTAATAATTTCTATTTTCTTATTCGATGGAGGCAATAATTCACTCAAAATTTCATAGCGAGTAAATTCTCTTTTTTGCTCCGAAATATCCATTGGTTCATCGTGCCCTTTATCCTCGGCACCACCGATAATCAATAACTTAGCTTTGGGTGTCATTATAAACCTCATTCACCATCATCAATTGTTTTTCCCTTTTCTTGAGAAAATTAGTTGTTTCAAATACATCTTCAACGGCACAAAAGATAAAAGTATTGGGTTCTGCTATTCCCATCATATGTTCAATCGCCTCAATCTCGTCTGAAATAATATTGATAGTGGGCTTAAAATCAGAACGAAGAATTCCGGCAACCAGAAGACGGTTAATTTCATGATGAGTTCGCCCTCGCCCGTCCTTATCATGGCGAATAACAATTTCATCAAACATAGAGGCAGCATGATAGCCCAACTTTTCTATGTCCTCATCACGTCGATCACCTGCTACGCCTATAATTCCGATTTTTTTGGCGCAATGAATCGAACCAAGATAATTTTTTAGCTCACAAAATGCACCCTCGTTATGCGCATAATCAACCATAATTTGGCAATGAGGAAATTGAAAAAGATTCATTCTGCCTGGAAGATTTTCAACTGTGGGATAGAAAATTTGGAGTGCTTCTTTTATTTTCTCTAAGGAGAACTGACTAATCACTCCAGCTAATGTTGCCGCTAAGATATTTTGGATCATGCTGGTTGCAGTACCTTGAAAACTGAGCGGAATCGATTTTATATCGGCCAGAACGATTCGTTCAGACCCTCTTTGAACGACAATATTCCCTTGATCAAGAAAAGCTGCTAATCCGCCTAAGCTGCAATGTTTTCTAATCCGCGGACCATCAAACATACTAAACAAAGCAATATTGCACTGCAAATCATTCCTTAAATTATAAGTTAGCGAGTCATCTGCATTTAAAATGCTATATCCGGTTTTTTTGGTGCTTCGCGCAACAACTGCTTTGACCTGTGCCATGTCCTCAAGCGTATGAATATCATTTAACCCCAGATGATCCCCAGTAATATTCGTTATCACACTAATATCACATTCATCAAATCCTAAGCCTGAACGCAGAATGCCACCTCGAGCACATTCTAATACAGCATAATCGACCTCAGGATCATACAAAACAGCTTGTGCACTTGCAGGGCCGCTGCAATCGCCGCTGTAGATTAATTTATTATTGATATAAATACCTTCTGTGGTTGTATAACCCGTATAATGATTTGCAAAACGTGCAAGATGGGCAATCAACCTAACTACAGTTGTTTTTCCATTAGTGCCTGTAACGGCGACTATTGGAATTCTTGAAGTTAAATGTTCAGGATAAAGCATTTTTAAAATAGGTTCAGCTACATTACGAGGCGTACCTTCATTGGGCGATAGATGCATTCTTAATCCTGGCCCAGCATTTACCTCAATAATAGCGCCATGGTTCTCATTCAGAGGGCAACTAATGTCTTTTGAAATCACATCAATTCCACAAATATCCAAATTCACCAGTCTTGCTACACGTTCTGCAAGAATGATATTAAAAGGATGAACTGCATCTGTGACGTCTTTAGCTGTCCCACCAGAACTTAAATTTGCCGT
This sequence is a window from Legionella cherrii. Protein-coding genes within it:
- a CDS encoding cyanophycinase, translating into MTPKAKLLIIGGAEDKGHDEPMDISEQKREFTRYEILSELLPPSNKKIEIITTGSEIQDEVKKIYQKVFHNMGYNNIGFLPIKKRSEARTNEYLKRAADAGAIFFTGGDQFRLSTILGGTPIVDIIKERYLKDSDFIIAGTSAGAMVMGTVMITGGGLSEALRYRNLLTSSGLGILLSCIIDTHFIKRGRFSRLAHAIIMNPEQLGIGLGEDTALVIRNGSEAECYGSGMVVIIDGRNIDQTNITDVEEGEPVFVENLIVHLLVKGCQFSIADRTLANPAIPINKQSK
- the cphA gene encoding cyanophycin synthetase, giving the protein MNILKTQVLNGPNYWSNFRRELIVIKLDIGKYEELPTSHLAGFKERLIQELPSLQSHRCSLGIEGGFLKRIEEGTWLGHVIEHVALELQYLAGMDCGFGRTYGTKDYGVYDVIFAYQIEEAGLYAGKTAVDFINSIAEGNKYPLDEAINHLKEIFKKQGLGPSTQALVDEAKKRNIPWKRHDHSSLITLGYGRNQKKIWASVSSKTSSIGVDIASNKELTKSILNSNFIPTPSGLIITSEEELKAAVEQLGFPLVIKPLNANHGKGVTTNITDLNKARFGYEFAKKISNELIIERSIPGNDYRFLVVNYKVVAVAKRTPAQIVGDGERTINQLIKQANEDPNRGESHEKILTKINVDESTFSILRHNNLTLESILPKGHILNLKETANLSSGGTAKDVTDAVHPFNIILAERVARLVNLDICGIDVISKDISCPLNENHGAIIEVNAGPGLRMHLSPNEGTPRNVAEPILKMLYPEHLTSRIPIVAVTGTNGKTTVVRLIAHLARFANHYTGYTTTEGIYINNKLIYSGDCSGPASAQAVLYDPEVDYAVLECARGGILRSGLGFDECDISVITNITGDHLGLNDIHTLEDMAQVKAVVARSTKKTGYSILNADDSLTYNLRNDLQCNIALFSMFDGPRIRKHCSLGGLAAFLDQGNIVVQRGSERIVLADIKSIPLSFQGTATSMIQNILAATLAGVISQFSLEKIKEALQIFYPTVENLPGRMNLFQFPHCQIMVDYAHNEGAFCELKNYLGSIHCAKKIGIIGVAGDRRDEDIEKLGYHAASMFDEIVIRHDKDGRGRTHHEINRLLVAGILRSDFKPTINIISDEIEAIEHMMGIAEPNTFIFCAVEDVFETTNFLKKREKQLMMVNEVYNDTQS